The following are encoded together in the Phocoena sinus isolate mPhoSin1 chromosome 11, mPhoSin1.pri, whole genome shotgun sequence genome:
- the FAM240A gene encoding protein FAM240A — MNNQYVRREVFCRNTCDELKRFWEREIGKQTYYRESEEHRLGRSALGKLREEWKQKLETKLRLRNNSDETEKRANVGQELH, encoded by the exons ATGAACAATCAGTACGTCCGCCGGGAGGTCTTCTGCCGGAACACCTGTGACGAGCTCAAACGCTTCTGGGAAAGAGAAATTGGCAAACAGACTTACTACCGAGAATCAGAAGAGCATCGCCTGGGAAGAAGTGCGCTGGGAAA gCTCAGAGAAGAATGGAagcagaaactggaaacaaagcTGAGACTACGGAACAATTCAGATGAGACAGAAAAGCGGGCCAATGTTGGCCAAGAGCTTCACTGA